Proteins from a genomic interval of Paenibacillus lentus:
- a CDS encoding extracellular solute-binding protein, translating to MKISYKFMALVSILALVLAGCGAKETAENGQAAPEKVKLTIWHNWTGQDAKAVTMRQLMEDFRAAHPEIELEDEGLPTDGLKTRLRTVAAANEMPDLFVMWPDAMTKEFVKGDLLQPINEFIDSKPEWRDNFIPNALDGYTVDGAIYSVPMNLAPSSFIYYNQAIFDEHGVKVPTTWAELEAAIGHFNEKGVIPMALGNKANWVAQSTIFSTIGDRVTGTEWFLKAVEQDGAKFTDPEFIEALKVMQNLGSIGAFQEGFNSIDETQMMQLYSQGKSAMFMNGGWALANLVNNAPEEVLDNTHIMILPPVEGGKGDPNSTSGVVGTGLGVSKKLTGAKKDAALELLYALGGPEGQKATLDSSTLVSYNIELDTSKAHPLFIELYELMKNVKINPVYDSKLSSAAVEVINNGLQELLMGGNPEDIAKKIQDAQAGALGK from the coding sequence ATGAAAATAAGTTATAAATTTATGGCTTTAGTATCCATCCTGGCGCTTGTACTGGCAGGCTGCGGCGCAAAGGAGACTGCCGAAAACGGGCAAGCGGCGCCGGAGAAGGTGAAGTTGACGATCTGGCATAACTGGACTGGGCAGGATGCCAAAGCCGTCACGATGAGACAACTGATGGAGGATTTCAGAGCAGCGCATCCTGAGATCGAGCTGGAGGATGAAGGTCTCCCAACGGACGGCTTGAAGACGCGGCTAAGAACAGTAGCGGCAGCGAATGAAATGCCGGACCTGTTCGTGATGTGGCCTGATGCGATGACGAAGGAGTTTGTGAAGGGCGATTTGCTGCAGCCGATTAATGAGTTCATTGATAGCAAGCCGGAGTGGAGAGACAACTTCATTCCAAACGCACTTGATGGTTACACCGTTGATGGAGCCATTTATTCCGTGCCGATGAATCTGGCGCCAAGCTCCTTCATCTATTACAACCAAGCTATCTTTGACGAGCATGGCGTAAAGGTACCGACAACCTGGGCTGAATTGGAGGCGGCGATCGGGCATTTCAACGAGAAGGGCGTTATTCCTATGGCGCTGGGTAACAAAGCGAACTGGGTAGCACAATCCACCATATTCAGTACAATTGGCGACCGTGTTACGGGAACAGAATGGTTCCTGAAAGCAGTTGAACAAGACGGGGCTAAGTTTACAGACCCGGAATTTATCGAAGCTTTGAAAGTCATGCAAAATCTCGGGAGCATCGGTGCTTTCCAGGAAGGATTCAACAGCATTGATGAGACGCAAATGATGCAGCTTTACTCCCAGGGGAAATCGGCGATGTTCATGAACGGCGGTTGGGCGCTGGCTAATCTCGTCAACAATGCACCGGAGGAAGTGCTGGATAACACGCATATTATGATCTTACCTCCGGTGGAAGGCGGTAAAGGCGATCCGAATTCGACATCAGGTGTAGTAGGCACAGGCCTCGGTGTCAGTAAAAAATTGACCGGAGCGAAAAAAGATGCTGCTCTTGAACTGCTCTACGCCTTAGGCGGCCCAGAGGGGCAAAAAGCGACATTGGACAGCAGTACGCTAGTCAGCTATAACATCGAGCTGGATACAAGCAAGGCTCACCCACTCTTCATAGAGCTGTATGAACTGATGAAGAACGTGAAGATTAACCCAGTCTACGACTCGAAGCTGAGCTCCGCTGCCGTTGAGGTGATTAACAACGGGCTGCAAGAGCTGCTCATGGGCGGCAACCCGGAGGATATTGCCAAGAAAATTCAAGATGCCCAAGCAGGCGCGCTCGGCAAATAA
- a CDS encoding beta-galactosidase, whose amino-acid sequence MNKFANQVQIGVVYYPEHWDPSLWEEDVQLMKVTGVRVVRLAEFAWSRMESTPGVYHFEWLDQAIDLFHKYDIRVVLCTPTNTPPRWLTELRPDVLPRNADGTITYPGVRGHRCYNSESLRVYGSRIIEEMTQRYAHHPAVIGWQTDNEYWVIDCHCDACDNKFQEWVKRKYGTLEVVNREWGTVVWSGEYSDWSQVGVPYGGSRHQNPSYLLDFARFQWDSIEEFQRGQLDIIRRNCPSHFVTHNFHTYPQRLNLYQIGADLDFVSFDYYPNTAPDKQSTGPYSGALALDVTRGIKRRNFWIMEQLSGSPGCWFPTWRAPYPGFIRAFSWQAIAKGADTVVHFRWRTAATGAEQFWHGLIDPSNVPGRRFSEFAELCGEVNALSGKLQGTAPKHEAAILLSHEQLEALCIQPQVEGMDYYENVKDYHRALTKLGIGCDVIEWTQPLDGYKIVVAPSFYLLSEEAAASLERFAEAGGTVIVTSRSGVKHMNNQAVMLPLPGLLAECTGVRVEEYDPIGQDKHRVVNSEGRSFTCSQWCDILSLQGAEAIAWYDEDFYSGVPAVTVNSFGGGRVYYLGTHLEEAYLQELFEKEAKAHGMLMFPDLPEGVQIVVRSGKSAAYLFVLNLSRQPRQVILPASYHSVLYGKRRQETLSLEPYGVDVMELPALP is encoded by the coding sequence ATGAACAAATTTGCGAATCAGGTACAAATCGGCGTCGTTTATTATCCGGAGCACTGGGATCCGTCCCTGTGGGAAGAGGATGTTCAACTGATGAAGGTGACGGGCGTACGGGTCGTTCGGTTGGCGGAGTTCGCCTGGAGCCGGATGGAAAGCACTCCAGGGGTGTATCATTTCGAATGGCTGGATCAGGCGATCGATTTGTTCCATAAATACGATATCCGCGTCGTCCTTTGTACGCCGACCAATACGCCTCCACGCTGGCTGACCGAGCTTAGGCCCGATGTCCTGCCAAGGAATGCGGACGGTACCATCACTTATCCGGGCGTGCGGGGTCATCGGTGCTATAACAGCGAATCGCTGCGGGTCTACGGCTCGCGGATTATCGAAGAGATGACACAGCGCTATGCCCATCATCCTGCGGTTATCGGCTGGCAGACGGATAACGAATACTGGGTAATCGATTGCCATTGCGATGCTTGCGATAATAAATTCCAGGAATGGGTCAAGCGGAAATACGGTACGCTCGAAGTCGTTAACCGTGAATGGGGAACGGTCGTTTGGAGCGGGGAATACAGCGATTGGTCGCAGGTCGGCGTGCCATATGGAGGATCGAGACATCAGAACCCGTCCTATTTGCTGGATTTTGCCCGGTTTCAGTGGGACTCCATAGAGGAATTCCAGCGGGGTCAGCTGGATATTATACGCAGGAATTGCCCAAGCCATTTCGTGACTCATAATTTTCATACGTATCCGCAGAGGCTGAATTTGTACCAGATCGGTGCTGATTTGGATTTTGTCTCCTTCGATTATTATCCGAACACCGCGCCGGACAAGCAGTCGACCGGTCCGTACAGCGGAGCGCTGGCCCTTGATGTCACCCGCGGAATCAAGCGGCGGAACTTCTGGATTATGGAGCAGCTCAGCGGCTCGCCGGGCTGTTGGTTTCCGACGTGGCGGGCGCCGTATCCGGGCTTCATCCGCGCGTTCTCCTGGCAGGCGATCGCCAAAGGGGCTGATACGGTGGTGCATTTCCGCTGGCGCACGGCGGCCACAGGGGCCGAGCAGTTCTGGCATGGCTTAATTGATCCCAGCAATGTTCCTGGACGCAGGTTCTCTGAATTTGCCGAGCTTTGCGGAGAGGTTAACGCCTTATCCGGTAAGCTTCAGGGAACGGCTCCAAAGCATGAGGCGGCAATACTGCTGTCGCATGAGCAGCTTGAGGCGCTTTGCATCCAGCCTCAGGTGGAAGGTATGGACTATTACGAGAATGTGAAGGACTATCATCGCGCGCTGACGAAGCTGGGGATCGGCTGCGATGTCATCGAATGGACGCAGCCTTTGGACGGCTATAAAATCGTGGTTGCTCCAAGCTTCTATCTGCTAAGCGAGGAGGCTGCAGCCTCGCTGGAGCGTTTTGCAGAGGCAGGGGGCACGGTAATTGTCACGAGCCGCTCAGGGGTTAAGCATATGAACAATCAAGCGGTTATGCTGCCGCTGCCTGGACTGCTCGCGGAATGTACCGGAGTCAGGGTAGAGGAATATGATCCGATCGGTCAGGACAAGCATCGGGTCGTTAATAGCGAAGGACGCTCCTTCACCTGCTCGCAGTGGTGCGATATCCTGAGCCTGCAAGGGGCGGAAGCGATCGCTTGGTATGATGAGGATTTCTACAGCGGTGTGCCTGCTGTGACGGTGAATTCATTCGGCGGAGGGCGAGTGTATTATCTTGGTACGCATTTAGAGGAAGCTTATTTGCAGGAACTGTTCGAAAAAGAGGCAAAGGCGCATGGAATGCTGATGTTCCCTGATTTGCCGGAGGGCGTGCAAATTGTGGTGCGCAGCGGGAAATCCGCAGCTTATCTGTTCGTGTTGAACTTGAGTCGTCAGCCCCGTCAAGTCATATTGCCGGCGTCTTATCACAGCGTCCTTTATGGCAAGAGGCGGCAGGAGACGCTAAGCCTGGAGCCTTATGGTGTCGATGTAATGGAACTGCCCGCATTACCTTAA
- a CDS encoding GH1 family beta-glucosidase → MTIIQFPENFVWGVSTSAYQIEGSLDKDGRGPSIWDVMAATPGKIYQGDDASIACDSYNRYEEDIQLMKELGVKAYRFSVSWPRIYPNGFGEVNRQGIEHYKRMVKKLLENGIEPFCTLYHWELPQSLQEKGGWENRETIDAFVMFAETMFREFDGLIKHWMTFNEPWCTAINGHLLGRHAPCIMNWQSAIQVGHHLLVAHGKTVAKFRELGTAGEIGYAPDIYWYEPFSRKQKDIDAAYRAFSIYTWFVTPVFTGKYPEEMAAWIKTKGAEPVIEPGDMEIISQKIDFLGLNFYGGNIVRHKEGNNYLDLEHVDLGYDKSDKGWFIFPEGLYLTLSWLTEQFGPIPIYITENGACYNDEVVDGKVNDVRRIKFLESHIAELGRAIESGVKVKGYLTWSLMDNFEWAFGYSCRFGLIHVDYRTQVRTPKESYYWYQKLIRKNWFELESR, encoded by the coding sequence GTGACCATCATACAATTTCCGGAGAACTTTGTTTGGGGCGTATCTACCTCGGCTTATCAAATCGAAGGTTCATTGGATAAGGACGGGCGTGGCCCGAGCATCTGGGACGTTATGGCGGCAACGCCGGGTAAAATCTATCAAGGCGATGACGCAAGCATTGCCTGCGACAGCTATAACCGCTACGAGGAAGATATCCAACTGATGAAAGAGCTTGGCGTGAAAGCCTACCGATTCTCTGTATCGTGGCCGCGAATTTATCCGAACGGCTTCGGCGAGGTCAATCGCCAGGGAATAGAGCATTACAAGCGGATGGTGAAGAAACTGCTTGAGAACGGGATCGAGCCGTTCTGTACGTTGTACCACTGGGAGCTGCCGCAGTCGCTTCAGGAGAAGGGCGGCTGGGAGAATAGAGAAACGATCGACGCCTTCGTCATGTTTGCTGAAACGATGTTTCGCGAGTTTGACGGCCTAATCAAGCATTGGATGACTTTCAATGAGCCATGGTGCACCGCGATCAACGGCCATTTGCTGGGCAGGCATGCACCGTGCATTATGAATTGGCAGTCGGCCATTCAAGTGGGGCACCATTTGCTGGTTGCGCACGGCAAGACGGTGGCGAAATTCCGCGAGCTTGGAACAGCGGGCGAGATCGGCTATGCGCCAGACATTTACTGGTACGAGCCGTTCTCACGCAAACAGAAGGATATCGACGCAGCATATCGGGCATTTTCCATTTACACCTGGTTTGTGACCCCTGTATTTACAGGGAAATATCCGGAGGAGATGGCCGCTTGGATCAAGACGAAGGGCGCCGAACCCGTCATTGAGCCGGGCGACATGGAGATCATTTCGCAAAAAATAGATTTCCTTGGTCTGAACTTCTATGGCGGTAACATTGTACGGCATAAGGAAGGCAATAATTATTTGGATCTGGAGCATGTCGATCTTGGATACGATAAGTCGGATAAAGGCTGGTTCATTTTCCCCGAAGGTCTGTACTTGACCTTAAGCTGGTTGACCGAGCAGTTCGGACCGATTCCGATTTATATTACCGAGAACGGTGCCTGCTACAATGATGAGGTAGTCGATGGGAAGGTCAACGATGTTCGCCGTATTAAATTTTTGGAGAGTCATATTGCCGAGTTAGGTCGAGCGATCGAATCCGGCGTGAAGGTGAAAGGCTATCTCACTTGGTCTCTGATGGATAACTTCGAATGGGCTTTCGGATACTCCTGCCGCTTCGGTCTGATCCATGTGGATTACAGAACGCAGGTACGCACACCGAAAGAGAGTTATTACTGGTATCAAAAGCTGATTCGCAAAAACTGGTTTGAGCTGGAAAGCCGCTAA
- a CDS encoding DUF2207 domain-containing protein: protein MRRWRWLWLPLVFLIILLAGCEESKKFTMEQVDVSARIMSNGDLFIQELFTYRFEGSWNGMTRYVDPEGHEGIEFFEAYIPPDGKHFADFTYDDLQRLTVDFNEKNDTYYIHTPSSNEMKRVYYRYRVKAAAIRYTDTGDLSWSFFKNNNDDIQHVTIELQLPKDDSGDRIYYFLHDRTGGEVLAKAGEDGKAYIHYYNELLDQGGTCRRIPLPAATEASPAGAAEETVEEPELFSCCDIKNLTACLSGSLSFDGDGIGTLHLLQQHLRDFRVSGY, encoded by the coding sequence ATGAGGAGATGGAGATGGTTATGGCTTCCGCTTGTATTTTTGATCATTCTACTGGCGGGCTGCGAGGAGAGCAAGAAATTTACTATGGAGCAGGTGGATGTGTCGGCGAGGATCATGTCCAATGGAGATCTTTTTATACAGGAGTTATTCACCTACCGGTTCGAGGGCAGTTGGAATGGTATGACGAGGTATGTCGACCCGGAAGGGCATGAGGGAATTGAATTTTTTGAAGCGTATATTCCGCCGGACGGAAAGCATTTTGCAGACTTTACATACGACGATTTGCAGCGTCTGACCGTTGATTTTAATGAGAAAAATGATACGTATTATATTCACACGCCATCTTCAAATGAAATGAAGCGCGTATATTACCGATATCGGGTGAAGGCTGCTGCGATACGTTATACGGATACGGGCGATTTGTCATGGAGCTTTTTTAAGAACAACAATGATGATATTCAACATGTCACGATCGAATTGCAGCTGCCGAAGGATGATAGCGGGGATAGGATTTATTATTTCCTGCATGATCGTACTGGTGGCGAGGTCTTGGCCAAGGCCGGGGAAGACGGGAAAGCTTACATTCATTATTACAATGAGCTTCTCGATCAGGGAGGCACATGCCGCCGAATCCCTCTTCCAGCAGCAACGGAGGCTTCTCCAGCGGGGGCGGCGGAGGAGACGGTGGAGGAACCGGAGCTTTTTAGCTGCTGCGATATAAAGAACCTGACAGCTTGCCTGTCAGGTTCTTTGAGTTTTGATGGTGATGGGATTGGGACATTACATTTGCTCCAGCAGCACCTTCGTGATTTCCGGGTATCCGGTTACTAG
- a CDS encoding L,D-transpeptidase, with protein sequence MPNYRIIVDLSDRQLYLLDGDTVVRAFPVGIGKMLTQTPTGEYAIINKQPNPGGPFGAFWMGLSKPHYGIHGTNNPSSIGHAVSHGCIRMYNQDVLTLSSLVPVGTRVTIRP encoded by the coding sequence ATGCCCAATTATCGAATTATTGTTGATTTATCGGATCGGCAATTGTATTTGCTGGATGGAGATACCGTTGTAAGAGCCTTCCCTGTTGGTATCGGTAAAATGCTTACACAGACCCCAACCGGGGAATATGCCATCATCAATAAGCAGCCTAATCCCGGCGGCCCATTCGGAGCGTTCTGGATGGGACTATCCAAGCCCCATTATGGGATTCATGGGACGAACAATCCTTCCTCCATCGGTCACGCAGTATCTCATGGCTGTATTCGTATGTATAACCAAGACGTGCTGACCCTCTCTTCACTTGTGCCTGTTGGAACAAGAGTAACAATTCGACCGTAG
- a CDS encoding threonine/serine exporter family protein: MLQSGAETYRAEDTMARMAEAMGLEDSHSFVTPTGIMFQASESQSAKLARIIERTTDLQKVAAVNDVSRKLGSRDISPSQAHIRLMDINRAGHEYAVLLQIVTAAAASGCFTFMFKGSMADIIPGILCGGAGFSMFLALHRLVKVKFFAEFSASFIIGLLAVIFVALGMGQELDKIIIGSVMPLVPGLLITNAVRDLMAGHLVSGLSRGAEAFLTAFAIGAGIAVVATIF, encoded by the coding sequence ATGCTGCAAAGCGGGGCAGAAACCTACCGCGCTGAGGATACAATGGCTCGCATGGCCGAAGCTATGGGGCTTGAAGATTCCCACAGTTTTGTCACCCCTACCGGAATCATGTTCCAAGCCAGCGAATCGCAGTCAGCCAAGCTGGCTCGCATTATTGAACGGACGACCGATTTACAAAAGGTAGCTGCCGTAAATGATGTATCGCGTAAGCTGGGAAGTAGGGACATTTCCCCTTCTCAAGCACATATTCGGCTGATGGACATTAATCGGGCCGGACACGAATACGCGGTACTTCTACAAATTGTCACCGCCGCTGCAGCCAGCGGCTGCTTCACGTTTATGTTCAAGGGAAGCATGGCTGACATCATTCCCGGTATTCTATGCGGAGGGGCAGGTTTCTCCATGTTTCTCGCCCTGCACCGATTGGTCAAAGTTAAATTTTTTGCGGAATTCTCCGCTTCGTTTATAATCGGGCTGTTGGCTGTTATTTTCGTTGCGTTAGGAATGGGGCAAGAGCTGGATAAAATAATTATCGGCTCCGTCATGCCCCTTGTACCTGGGCTCCTTATTACAAATGCTGTAAGGGATTTGATGGCTGGTCATTTGGTCTCAGGCTTGTCCCGGGGAGCCGAAGCTTTTCTCACCGCCTTCGCTATCGGCGCGGGTATTGCTGTAGTAGCCACTATTTTTTAG
- a CDS encoding TPM domain-containing protein encodes MSLTTCRNRSSRSLLSLLVLCLLVFICHGTEAAAAPKIPDPQGDIYVQDFEHILSAEQVQYILSLGRALEDRTKAQIAVLTVPSLGDEPIEQYALQALRTYRLGDAKLDNGILLLVSLGDNQPGNRQVRIEVGYGLEGALPDGKVGRIIDQVTIPYIVNQEAGQGIVETYKVLYNEVAKEYGVEGELNPQEVALPSSADAGESGGMSISWVIIIGALLILDIVFFRGTFTLFFLSILGRGGGRGGGGGGGFRGGGGGSSGGGGASRRF; translated from the coding sequence ATGAGCCTCACAACCTGCCGAAATCGATCGAGTCGAAGCTTGCTCTCACTCCTTGTTCTATGCCTGCTTGTATTTATCTGCCATGGTACGGAGGCCGCCGCTGCACCGAAGATCCCCGATCCCCAAGGGGATATCTATGTTCAAGATTTCGAGCATATCCTGTCTGCAGAGCAGGTGCAATACATCCTTTCACTCGGCCGAGCGCTCGAAGATCGCACAAAAGCCCAGATTGCCGTACTAACCGTACCATCATTGGGGGATGAGCCCATCGAGCAGTATGCGCTTCAAGCTCTGCGGACCTACCGGCTGGGCGATGCCAAGCTGGACAATGGCATTCTGCTGCTAGTCTCCCTGGGCGATAACCAGCCCGGGAACCGCCAGGTTCGCATCGAGGTCGGCTACGGGTTGGAAGGCGCGCTGCCGGATGGCAAAGTTGGCCGGATTATCGATCAGGTCACTATACCTTACATTGTCAACCAGGAGGCTGGACAAGGTATTGTTGAAACGTACAAAGTTCTCTATAACGAGGTTGCCAAGGAATATGGCGTGGAGGGAGAGCTGAACCCGCAAGAAGTCGCACTGCCGAGCTCCGCTGATGCGGGAGAAAGCGGCGGCATGTCCATATCCTGGGTCATTATCATCGGGGCTCTCCTCATCCTCGACATCGTATTTTTTCGTGGAACATTCACCCTGTTCTTCCTGTCCATTCTTGGCCGGGGCGGAGGTAGAGGTGGAGGCGGCGGGGGCGGCTTTCGCGGCGGGGGCGGAGGTTCATCCGGCGGAGGAGGAGCGAGCCGCCGATTTTAG
- a CDS encoding LemA family protein has product MNLKGKGCLIPIVIVAAIILIGVTLFAGNYNKFMTSEETVNQQWSKIDVQLQRRYDLIPNLVNTVKGYAEHEKEVIQAVSNARAALGGARTPDELAAADQQLQGALSRLLVVVENYPTLKADAQFTQLMDELAGTENRIAVARGDYNNAVAEYNKLVRRFPGVFIARIMGFSEKQYFETTPESRTNPEVDFGTEDTSWIPALRPALSQLAYLIPEGE; this is encoded by the coding sequence ATGAATTTAAAGGGAAAAGGCTGCCTCATTCCCATCGTGATCGTCGCAGCGATAATTCTCATCGGCGTCACCCTATTTGCGGGAAATTACAATAAGTTCATGACCTCCGAGGAAACGGTAAACCAGCAATGGAGTAAAATTGATGTGCAATTGCAGCGGAGATACGATCTCATTCCCAACCTGGTCAACACCGTCAAGGGCTATGCCGAGCATGAAAAAGAAGTGATTCAAGCGGTATCCAACGCACGGGCTGCGCTGGGCGGAGCACGCACCCCCGATGAGCTCGCTGCGGCTGACCAACAGCTTCAGGGCGCACTCAGCCGACTGCTCGTTGTCGTAGAGAATTATCCGACACTGAAGGCAGATGCTCAGTTCACCCAGCTCATGGATGAACTGGCTGGAACAGAGAACCGCATCGCTGTTGCCCGGGGCGACTATAACAATGCAGTTGCAGAATACAACAAACTCGTTCGCCGTTTCCCTGGTGTATTTATCGCGCGAATCATGGGCTTCAGTGAAAAGCAATATTTCGAGACCACACCAGAATCAAGAACCAATCCGGAGGTTGATTTCGGAACCGAGGATACTTCATGGATTCCCGCGCTGCGGCCGGCTCTCTCTCAGTTAGCTTATCTTATACCGGAAGGTGAATGA
- a CDS encoding threonine/serine exporter family protein — protein MASLSPISIILHLITSFIASAAFGILFNAPRRMLLQCGLAGMMGWITYILLATRLDVVFATVVATFIVGVISQLFARLHKKPVIIFSVSGIIPLVPGGLAYDAMRQFVESEYNLAIQLAAKALLISGSIAIGLVLSEVINQMIIKLARLRRPAKSEIKLPLSQPPKDKPSQ, from the coding sequence ATGGCATCACTGTCTCCAATATCAATTATCCTACACCTCATCACTAGTTTTATCGCTTCCGCTGCCTTCGGCATTCTGTTTAATGCTCCAAGACGAATGCTTCTGCAATGCGGTCTGGCTGGGATGATGGGATGGATCACCTATATCCTGCTCGCCACGCGGCTAGATGTCGTCTTCGCTACTGTTGTGGCAACATTTATCGTCGGTGTCATTAGCCAATTGTTCGCCAGATTACACAAGAAACCGGTGATTATTTTCAGCGTCTCAGGAATCATTCCGCTCGTTCCCGGAGGGCTTGCCTATGATGCCATGCGGCAATTTGTAGAGAGTGAATACAACCTCGCCATTCAGCTTGCGGCTAAGGCCTTACTGATCTCTGGCTCCATAGCCATTGGGCTCGTCTTGTCGGAAGTCATTAACCAAATGATCATCAAGCTGGCCAGATTGCGGCGACCGGCGAAATCGGAAATTAAATTACCACTATCCCAGCCACCAAAAGATAAACCCTCTCAATAA
- a CDS encoding HAD family hydrolase, producing the protein MTFSSQQRAVFFDLDDTLYDHLIPFRTALTRILATKEDFPYEQAYHRMRYFSDALSAELGGTPTHGEELHQMRRQRFQMALAEFDLQLTSEQAQAVQEEYLSLQYAIGLFDGVKELITDLKARNFIVGVITNGPPDHQMNKIQALALTKLIPEDQIFISGAVGFTKPDVRLFQHVTDKLGLAPENCCYIGDSWRNDVVGALDAGWKVLWFNHRNVTPESDHQPHHLVTGYPEITKVLLEQM; encoded by the coding sequence ATGACATTTTCTTCGCAGCAACGAGCCGTATTTTTTGATCTCGACGATACATTGTACGATCATCTAATTCCTTTCCGCACCGCACTGACCCGTATTTTAGCTACTAAAGAGGACTTTCCATACGAGCAAGCCTATCACCGAATGCGGTACTTCAGTGACGCTCTGTCTGCTGAGCTCGGGGGAACGCCCACCCACGGCGAAGAGCTGCATCAAATGCGGCGCCAACGCTTCCAGATGGCCTTAGCCGAATTTGACCTACAGCTTACGTCTGAGCAAGCTCAAGCCGTGCAGGAGGAATATCTCAGCTTACAGTATGCTATTGGATTGTTTGATGGTGTAAAGGAACTAATCACGGACTTGAAAGCCAGGAACTTCATAGTCGGCGTAATCACGAACGGCCCGCCTGACCACCAAATGAATAAAATCCAGGCTCTCGCTCTAACCAAACTGATACCCGAAGACCAAATATTCATCTCAGGAGCTGTTGGCTTCACGAAGCCGGATGTGCGGCTCTTTCAACACGTGACCGACAAGCTTGGTCTGGCTCCTGAGAACTGCTGTTATATCGGCGACTCTTGGCGTAACGATGTTGTCGGGGCGCTGGATGCGGGCTGGAAGGTGCTCTGGTTCAATCACCGCAACGTCACGCCGGAATCAGATCATCAGCCACATCACCTAGTAACCGGATACCCGGAAATCACGAAGGTGCTGCTGGAGCAAATGTAA